The Flavobacteriales bacterium genome has a segment encoding these proteins:
- a CDS encoding thymidine kinase produces MFLENAINPSQKRGWIEVICGSMFSGKTEELIRRMKRAQFAKQNVEIFKPEIDTRYDDEKVVSHDANEIHSTPVPSSSNIILLANNVDVVGIDEAQFFDDGLVNVCNQLAASGVRVIVAGLDMDFKGKPFGPMPGIMACAEYVTKVHAICVKCGELAHHSHRISSEEKLVHLGETDAYEPLCRHCFNKSQIKKP; encoded by the coding sequence GGATTGAAGTAATCTGTGGCTCTATGTTTTCTGGAAAAACCGAAGAGTTGATTCGTAGAATGAAACGTGCTCAATTTGCAAAACAAAACGTAGAGATTTTTAAACCCGAAATAGATACTAGGTACGACGATGAAAAAGTAGTTTCGCACGATGCCAATGAAATACATTCAACACCAGTTCCTTCATCGTCGAACATTATTTTACTAGCTAACAATGTAGATGTAGTAGGGATTGACGAAGCTCAATTTTTTGATGATGGCTTGGTAAATGTTTGCAATCAATTAGCGGCAAGTGGAGTAAGGGTTATTGTTGCTGGGTTGGATATGGATTTTAAAGGCAAACCTTTTGGACCAATGCCTGGCATAATGGCTTGTGCTGAATACGTAACCAAGGTTCATGCTATTTGTGTAAAGTGTGGCGAGTTAGCTCATCATTCACATCGAATATCGAGCGAAGAAAAATTAGTACATTTAGGAGAAACAGATGCATACGAACCACTTTGTAGGCATTGTTTTAATAAATCTCAAATTAAAAAACCATAA
- the alr gene encoding alanine racemase: protein MNYFRSKLKPTTKIMAMVKAYGYGLGPTGVSKIMEAEKVDYLGVANILEGVELRKAGIKLPIMVMKPELESFDLIIEHQLSPVIFSFHSLKALIKALEKHPKKFKAYPINIKLDTGMHRLGFYPNEVSELIHQLKKHPNIKIESVFSHLAASDQAEHDNFTRHQIKLFDELFKEFEQQFNYKIEKHLLNSNGALRFPEAQYDMVRLGIGLYGFIADAKHDKHIKNVAVLKAKIAQVKTIQKSETVGYSRKGLAVKETKIATIPIGYADGMSRLLGNGNWQMKVNGKLAPTIGSVCMDMVMLDVTDVPCKEDDEVFVFYDKTSILKISELLQTIPYEILATISPRVKRVFTAI, encoded by the coding sequence TTGAACTATTTTAGGTCGAAATTGAAGCCCACAACCAAAATTATGGCAATGGTTAAAGCTTATGGGTATGGTTTGGGGCCAACAGGAGTTTCTAAAATAATGGAAGCCGAAAAAGTTGATTATTTGGGTGTGGCTAATATTTTAGAGGGAGTAGAATTACGCAAAGCTGGAATTAAATTGCCCATTATGGTAATGAAACCAGAGTTGGAAAGTTTTGATTTAATTATTGAACATCAATTGAGCCCAGTAATTTTTTCGTTTCATTCTTTAAAAGCACTTATAAAAGCACTGGAGAAACATCCTAAAAAATTTAAAGCTTATCCCATCAATATAAAACTCGATACAGGTATGCATCGTTTAGGCTTTTACCCCAACGAAGTTTCAGAATTAATTCATCAATTAAAAAAGCATCCTAACATCAAAATTGAAAGTGTTTTTTCTCATTTGGCTGCTTCCGACCAAGCAGAACACGATAATTTTACTCGTCACCAAATTAAGTTGTTTGATGAATTGTTTAAGGAATTTGAGCAACAGTTTAACTATAAAATTGAAAAACACTTGCTTAATTCTAACGGGGCTTTACGGTTTCCAGAAGCACAATATGACATGGTTCGTTTAGGCATAGGGTTGTATGGTTTTATTGCTGATGCTAAGCACGATAAGCACATAAAAAATGTTGCTGTTTTAAAAGCTAAAATTGCACAAGTAAAAACCATTCAAAAAAGTGAAACTGTTGGTTATAGCAGAAAAGGATTGGCAGTTAAAGAAACCAAAATTGCCACCATTCCTATTGGTTATGCTGACGGTATGAGCAGACTATTAGGTAATGGAAATTGGCAAATGAAAGTAAACGGTAAACTTGCTCCAACCATAGGTTCGGTTTGTATGGATATGGTAATGCTTGATGTTACTGATGTGCCTTGCAAAGAAGATGACGAAGTGTTTGTGTTTTACGATAAAACATCCATCTTAAAAATTTCGGAATTACTTCAAACCATTCCGTACGAGATTTTAGCCACCATTTCTCCGCGTGTAAAAAGGGTTTTTACAGCGATATAA
- a CDS encoding T9SS type A sorting domain-containing protein, with product MKKFYKNLMIPILLFCTMGLKAQQPAGNYAFSESTEAYSPVVGTVSTATGDDGSQNTITIPFTFKFEGVTYTNFSINTNGFIRLGNVIAASPWTNTLGNTATQRPLIAPFWDDNHRNTGSIQYAVSGVAPNRIFEIGWDSINIGGSGTTSSTLFASYKIRLNETTDVIEFIYGPTMANAGTLTASVGINGTATFLSVTPAASSTASNATANNGISATTNLVGKKFIFTPPAPPSCLMPTSLNVSALTASTASIGWTSSAGTWNIEFDTAGFTPTGTPTITGTTTNPHTLGGLSPNTSYQFYVQADCGGAGTSTWAGPFTFTTPCSVMAVPFTEGFEAASTSLSCWSQIQVVGTSNWTYATGAGGGGITTAQAGTRNARFVSMSGTNSPITKLVSPTFDLTTLTTPELSFYYGQEFWSPDQNRLKVYYRISSTDPWVEILHDSTNVATWTKKTILLPNPSATYQVAFEGINNYGRANVIDEVEIKEAPACIAPTSLTVLNLTATSVDLGWTSSAGTWNIEWDTAGFTPTGTPTITGTMTNPHNLGSLSPNTSYQFYVQADCGGSGTSTWAGPFTFTTPCVAPVISSFPWTENFDGVSTPAIPCGWIVDNVNADAYTWVTGSNLANSAPNSMEVRWNSAQAANDWSFTPELVLVGGQTYELSFAYAVAGSSFPEKLKVMYGTAQNVAGMTTLLFDSTLTNTTYNTAYATFTPATSGSYFIGFHNYSDADMFRIYVDDVTLKEAVPCSLPSNLTAFNITQTSAMLDWTENGTATEWNIEWGFQGFTLGTGTPEHVTAKPYLLNGLMPATSYDYYVQADCGTDSSAWVGPYTFMTPPCMPIGLELGADTTLCSGQSLTLNAPTGGPYGWTWSTTESTPSITVDTASLGGNGTYNITINMIDFSTTCTYNDNINVTFTVCTGVNEITSAPSFTVYPNPTTGLFTVSTTHIEKATIEVINLQGKVVYKNNINSNNQVIDLRENAKGVYFVSITSTNGVDVLKIIVQ from the coding sequence ATGAAAAAATTTTACAAAAATTTAATGATACCTATTTTGCTTTTTTGCACAATGGGGTTAAAAGCACAGCAGCCAGCAGGCAATTATGCTTTTAGCGAATCAACGGAGGCTTATTCCCCTGTTGTTGGAACTGTCTCTACTGCAACAGGAGATGATGGTAGCCAAAATACTATCACCATACCTTTTACCTTTAAATTTGAAGGAGTAACTTACACTAATTTTAGCATCAACACCAACGGTTTTATTCGTTTAGGAAATGTCATTGCTGCTTCTCCTTGGACAAATACTTTAGGAAATACAGCTACGCAACGACCACTCATTGCTCCTTTTTGGGATGATAATCATAGAAATACTGGTTCTATTCAGTACGCAGTATCTGGTGTCGCCCCTAACAGAATTTTTGAAATTGGTTGGGACTCTATTAATATAGGTGGTAGTGGAACTACAAGTTCAACTTTATTTGCATCATATAAAATCCGTTTAAACGAAACTACTGATGTTATTGAGTTTATTTATGGACCAACTATGGCAAATGCTGGAACATTAACAGCATCAGTTGGGATTAACGGAACAGCAACTTTTTTAAGTGTTACTCCTGCTGCAAGTTCAACTGCATCAAATGCAACCGCAAACAATGGTATATCAGCCACAACTAATCTAGTAGGAAAGAAATTTATTTTCACTCCTCCTGCGCCTCCATCTTGTCTTATGCCCACTAGTTTGAATGTTTCTGCATTAACTGCTTCTACAGCAAGTATAGGATGGACAAGTTCAGCTGGCACATGGAACATTGAGTTTGATACTGCAGGGTTTACTCCAACGGGAACACCAACAATTACTGGAACAACCACTAATCCGCATACCTTAGGAGGTTTATCTCCAAATACTTCATATCAATTTTATGTTCAAGCAGATTGTGGAGGTGCTGGTACAAGCACTTGGGCTGGACCATTTACTTTTACAACTCCTTGTAGTGTAATGGCTGTTCCTTTTACTGAAGGATTTGAAGCCGCAAGTACTTCTTTATCTTGTTGGTCTCAAATACAAGTAGTAGGAACATCAAACTGGACTTACGCTACAGGTGCTGGTGGTGGTGGAATTACTACTGCTCAAGCAGGAACAAGAAATGCAAGATTTGTGAGTATGAGTGGAACAAATTCTCCGATTACTAAATTAGTTAGTCCAACATTTGATTTAACTACTTTAACTACTCCAGAATTAAGTTTTTACTATGGACAAGAATTTTGGTCGCCTGATCAAAATAGATTAAAAGTTTATTATAGAATTAGCTCAACAGACCCTTGGGTAGAAATTTTACACGATTCTACCAATGTTGCTACTTGGACGAAGAAAACAATTCTATTACCTAATCCATCAGCTACTTATCAAGTTGCTTTTGAAGGAATAAACAATTATGGAAGAGCAAATGTTATTGATGAGGTAGAAATAAAGGAAGCCCCTGCTTGTATTGCTCCAACATCATTAACTGTATTAAACCTAACAGCTACTTCGGTAGATTTGGGATGGACAAGTTCAGCAGGAACATGGAATATAGAGTGGGATACTGCAGGGTTTACTCCAACGGGAACACCAACAATTACAGGAACAATGACTAACCCTCATAATTTAGGAAGTTTATCTCCAAACACATCTTATCAATTTTATGTACAAGCAGATTGTGGAGGATCAGGAACGAGTACTTGGGCTGGTCCGTTTACGTTCACTACACCTTGTGTTGCTCCTGTTATCTCATCTTTCCCTTGGACAGAAAATTTTGATGGAGTTTCAACTCCTGCAATACCTTGCGGATGGATTGTTGACAACGTAAATGCTGATGCTTACACTTGGGTAACAGGTTCAAATCTTGCAAATTCAGCTCCTAATTCTATGGAAGTTAGATGGAATTCAGCTCAAGCTGCAAACGATTGGTCGTTTACTCCTGAATTGGTTTTAGTTGGAGGACAAACATATGAATTATCTTTTGCTTATGCTGTTGCTGGATCTTCATTTCCAGAAAAATTAAAAGTGATGTATGGTACTGCTCAAAATGTTGCAGGTATGACTACTTTGCTTTTTGATAGTACTTTGACAAATACTACCTACAATACTGCTTATGCAACTTTTACACCAGCAACTTCTGGTTCTTATTTTATTGGTTTTCATAACTATAGTGATGCTGATATGTTTAGAATCTATGTTGATGATGTAACATTAAAAGAAGCGGTTCCTTGTTCTTTACCATCAAACTTAACGGCATTTAACATTACACAAACATCAGCTATGTTAGATTGGACAGAAAATGGAACAGCAACAGAATGGAATATTGAGTGGGGTTTCCAAGGTTTTACATTAGGAACAGGTACCCCTGAACATGTAACAGCAAAACCATATTTATTAAATGGTTTAATGCCTGCTACTTCTTATGATTACTATGTACAAGCTGATTGTGGAACAGACTCTAGTGCTTGGGTTGGACCGTATACTTTTATGACGCCTCCTTGTATGCCTATCGGGTTAGAATTAGGAGCTGATACTACATTGTGTTCAGGTCAGTCATTAACCTTAAATGCTCCAACAGGAGGCCCTTATGGATGGACTTGGTCAACAACCGAATCTACTCCATCAATTACAGTTGATACTGCTAGTTTAGGTGGTAATGGTACCTATAACATTACTATCAATATGATTGATTTTTCAACCACGTGTACGTATAATGATAACATTAATGTAACATTTACTGTTTGTACTGGTGTTAATGAAATTACTTCTGCGCCAAGCTTTACTGTTTATCCAAATCCAACTACTGGGTTGTTTACTGTAAGTACTACACATATTGAAAAAGCAACCATTGAAGTAATCAACTTACAAGGTAAAGTGGTTTATAAAAACAACATCAACAGTAATAATCAAGTAATTGATTTGAGAGAGAATGCTAAAGGTGTTTATTTTGTAAGCATCACTTCTACTAATGGAGTAGATGTACTTAAAATTATTGTTCAGTAA
- a CDS encoding YfhO family protein: MLHFLKQHKYSLLLVLIILGVLYPISFFMYIPKWDNINGYLPYRFFISDYLWNGHLPLWNPFQRFGYPGYADLQGGCWYPVVWFLMLFGKYDITSLMIELLITFLVAGLGMYKLSCYIHQCKKTAFILGLSYALSGFMVGSSQLMVFLIGVAWLPWCILYLLKFFNTLNYKYVLATAVFVAMQTTGASPAYTIILAYIFVGMFIYFFWKNRSKFISIKKGFLGGVFLVFSLLLLLLPYIQSFLEFLPYFNRGEKLEYQAFLIENPFVFADYFSFILPYTVISNSEWFNITDLSLRNAYIGIIGFIGFVLTLLQYKNRNKYYFPLIICIFSSLIFAFGGEFFVYKYVYHLPGFGLFRHPSFFRGYAMFCMLILAGFSLKRIVQTGVVSKTEKGVFLIFGLSLIILTFFAFSKTTVVQLQETFNEILSLKEFSTNSFYSHFIINSIVLVVIIWFSFLIKSVFKFSVFTTLVIFIILDLCIQTRLSAPSTLHFNVKYKGVKEYFVNLPNEINQEYNHFAFKHLNDTQGLKTTDGFWQNIATFNKCISSVAYNPLRFNSFDAAIENGVLDRNMENELLFFPTKEFKGNDTLQKGLIWATPTKINIVAGSTSINNVTVGYNSFSAEVKNSANESQWLILNQNYHHLWTAYYNEEALPVNKVNEMVMGIEIPKNSKGKIRFEYSSPFLIYSALISFLSYLTIFLLWQFGFNRKPIVKEN; the protein is encoded by the coding sequence GTGCTACACTTTTTAAAGCAACACAAATACTCGTTGTTGTTGGTTTTAATTATTTTAGGTGTTCTTTATCCCATTAGCTTTTTCATGTATATCCCAAAATGGGATAACATTAATGGGTATTTGCCTTACCGTTTTTTTATTAGCGATTATCTTTGGAATGGACACTTACCCTTATGGAATCCGTTTCAACGCTTTGGTTATCCTGGATATGCTGATTTACAAGGCGGATGTTGGTATCCAGTTGTTTGGTTTCTAATGTTGTTCGGAAAGTACGACATTACTTCGTTAATGATAGAGTTATTAATTACTTTTTTAGTTGCTGGATTAGGAATGTATAAGTTAAGTTGCTACATTCATCAATGTAAAAAAACAGCCTTTATTTTAGGCTTAAGTTATGCCTTGAGCGGGTTTATGGTTGGTTCGTCTCAATTAATGGTATTTTTAATTGGCGTTGCTTGGCTTCCTTGGTGCATTTTGTATTTACTTAAGTTTTTTAATACTTTAAATTACAAATATGTGTTAGCTACGGCGGTTTTTGTGGCTATGCAAACTACTGGTGCAAGTCCTGCCTATACTATTATACTAGCTTATATATTTGTTGGTATGTTTATCTACTTTTTCTGGAAAAACAGAAGCAAATTTATATCCATAAAAAAGGGTTTTTTAGGTGGTGTTTTTTTAGTTTTCTCACTATTATTACTTTTATTACCCTATATCCAATCATTTTTAGAGTTTTTACCTTATTTCAACCGTGGTGAGAAATTAGAGTATCAAGCGTTTTTGATTGAAAACCCTTTTGTTTTTGCTGATTACTTCTCTTTTATTTTACCTTATACTGTTATTTCAAATTCAGAATGGTTTAACATCACCGATTTATCTCTTCGAAATGCCTACATTGGAATAATAGGGTTTATAGGGTTTGTTTTAACATTGCTTCAATACAAAAATCGAAATAAATATTACTTCCCACTAATAATCTGTATCTTCTCATCATTAATTTTTGCCTTTGGGGGCGAATTTTTTGTTTACAAATATGTGTATCATTTGCCCGGTTTTGGTTTATTCCGACATCCCTCTTTTTTTAGGGGCTATGCCATGTTTTGTATGCTTATTCTTGCAGGTTTTTCGCTGAAAAGAATTGTTCAAACTGGTGTTGTTTCAAAAACAGAAAAAGGTGTTTTTTTGATATTTGGATTATCTTTAATCATTCTTACTTTTTTTGCTTTCTCAAAAACCACTGTGGTTCAACTGCAAGAAACGTTTAACGAAATTCTATCTTTAAAGGAGTTTTCAACCAATTCATTTTACAGCCATTTTATTATAAATAGTATAGTTTTAGTTGTTATAATTTGGTTTAGTTTCTTAATAAAATCAGTGTTTAAATTTTCAGTGTTTACAACACTAGTTATTTTTATCATTTTAGATTTATGTATTCAAACCAGATTAAGTGCTCCATCAACACTACATTTTAATGTTAAGTATAAAGGTGTAAAAGAATATTTCGTTAATCTGCCGAACGAGATAAATCAAGAATACAATCATTTTGCATTTAAACATTTAAATGATACACAAGGCTTAAAAACTACAGATGGATTTTGGCAAAACATTGCCACATTTAATAAATGTATTTCAAGTGTAGCTTACAATCCCCTGCGTTTTAACAGCTTTGACGCCGCCATAGAAAATGGTGTGTTGGATAGAAATATGGAAAATGAATTACTATTTTTTCCAACAAAAGAATTTAAAGGTAACGATACCTTACAAAAAGGGTTGATTTGGGCAACACCAACAAAAATTAACATTGTTGCTGGAAGTACTTCAATTAATAATGTAACTGTAGGTTATAATAGTTTTTCTGCAGAAGTTAAAAATTCAGCAAACGAATCACAATGGTTGATTTTAAATCAAAACTACCATCATTTATGGACGGCATATTATAACGAAGAAGCGTTACCAGTAAATAAGGTTAATGAAATGGTGATGGGTATTGAAATACCAAAAAACAGTAAAGGTAAAATTCGATTTGAATACAGTTCTCCTTTCCTAATTTATTCAGCATTAATAAGCTTTTTAAGTTATTTAACTATTTTCTTGTTGTGGCAATTTGGTTTTAACAGAAAACCGATTGTAAAGGAGAACTAG